The Lycium barbarum isolate Lr01 chromosome 9, ASM1917538v2, whole genome shotgun sequence genome has a segment encoding these proteins:
- the LOC132610277 gene encoding beta-glucosidase 12-like, with the protein MAIQLGYLLVAADLFFFYTFAILFANCVASTSINRNSFPEGFMIGASSSAYQYEGAAYESGKGPSIWDTFTHRFPGKISEGTNGDVGDNFYNTYKDDVKLMKFVGMDAFRFSISWSRILPRGKLSGGVNKEGIAFYNNLINELLSNGIQPFVTIYHWDLSQALEDEYSGFLSPLVVNDFVDFAELCFKEFGDRVKHWITMNEPYIFTNGGYDSGNSAPGRCSPWQSNNCANGNSATEPYVVAHKLILCHAATVSLYKKKYQKSQKGDIGITLVAQWLVPYTNSELDAKAAQRAIDFMYGWFIDPLVYGDYPSIMRTIVGDRLPNFTPEQAKMVKGSFDFIGLNYYTSNYAAHLPSSNNVNISSATDHHVHVTGERDGKPIGDPTGVNIFFDYPKGLRDLLVYTKEKYNNPTIYITENGMGDRSITMKDAIRDRQRVKFYRGHLLAVQESIELGVKVKGFFAWSFLDTLEWTDGYKLRFGMYYVDYTDKLKRYPKYSALWFRKHFHKEASKLHYSRYMRSWIPRILSSYM; encoded by the exons atGGCAATACAATTAGGATATTTACTAGTAGCAGCAGATTTGTTTTTTTTCTACACATTTGCAATATTATTTGCCAATTGCGTCGCTTCTACTTCGATAAATCGCAATAGCTTTCCTGAAGGGTTTATGATCGGTGCATCATCTTCTGCTTATCAA TATGAAGGTGCGGCATATGAAAGTGGTAAAGGACCTAGTATATGGGATACTTTCACTCACAGATTTCCAGGAAAAATATCTGAGGGAACTAATGGGGATGTAGGAGACAACTTTTATAATACGTATAAG GATGATGTGAAACTGATGAAGTTTGTGGGAATGGATGCTTTCAGATTTTCAATATCCTGGTCAAGAATATTACCTC GTGGCAAGTTAAGTGGAGGAGTCAATAAGGAAGGCATTGCATTTTACAACAATCTCATCAATGAGCTTTTATCTAATG GTATACAACCATTTGTGACAATATACCATTGGGATCTTTCACAAGCACTAGAAGATGAGTATAGCGGCTTTCTTAGCCCTCTTGTTGT GAATGATTTTGTGGACTTCGCGGAGCTTTGCTTCAAAGAGTTTGGAGATAGAGTGAAGCATTGGATCACCATGAATGAGCCTTATATTTTCACAAATGGTGGCTATGACTCAGGCAATTCTGCTCCAGGCCGATGCTCTCCATGGCAATCCAACAATTGTGCTAATGGAAACTCAGCAACTGAGCCTTATGTTGTTGCCCACAAGTTGATTCTGTGTCACGCTGCAACAGTAAGTCTATACAAGAAGAAGTACCAAAAGTCTCAAAAGGGAGACATAGGAATTACACTTGTGGCTCAATGGTTGGTACCGTACACCAATAGTGAACTTGATGCCAAAGCAGCCCAACGAGCCATTGACTTCATGTATGGATG GTTTATTGATCCATTAGTTTATGGAGATTATCCTTCAATTATGCGAACAATTGTGGGAGACAGGCTACCAAATTTTACCCCAGAGCAAGCTAAGATGGTGAAAGGGTCCTTTGACTTCATAGGACTAAATTATTATACCTCAAATTATGCGGCTCATCTTCCTTCCTCAAATAATGTTAATATTAGCAGTGCCACAGATCATCATGTCCACGTCACAG GTGAAAGAGATGGAAAACCCATTGGTGATCCT ACTGGAGTGAACATCTTCTTTGACTATCCAAAAGGACTTCGAGATCTTCTAGTCTATACGAAGGAAAAGTACAATAACCCAACTATTTATATAACAGAGAATG GAATGGGTGATCGTAGCATCACAATGAAGGATGCAATAAGGGATCGTCAAAGAGTGAAATTTTATCGTGGTCACCTTTTGGCTGTTCAAGAATCCATAGA GCTGGGTGTGAAGGTTAAGGGTTTCTTTGCATGGTCATTTCTTGATACACTTGAATGGACAGATGGTTATAAGTTAAGATTTGGAATGTACTATGTGGATTACACTGATAAATTGAAGAGATACCCCAAATATTCAGCTCTTTGGTTTCGAAAACACTTTCACAAGGAAGCTTCTAAACTTCACTATTCTAGGTATATGCGCTCTTGGATTCCAAGGATCTTGAGTTCATATATGTGA